Genomic DNA from Peribacillus sp. FSL H8-0477:
AAGTTGTAAAAGTTACAGTCATCGATAAAACAGCACCAGCAACACCTAGTCAGTTGAAAGCTACTCCTGGTACTGTAACGGGGAAAACAGAAGCCCGTTCAACCGTTTATGTAAAAGCAGGCAGTAAACTAGTTGGGAAAGCTACTGCAAGTAAATCGGGTACATTTAAAGTGAAAATTAAGAAACAAAAAGTCGGCAAGAATCTTTCCGTCTATTCAGTAGACAAAGCTGGTAATAAGAGCGTGGCAAAGAAAATCACCATCAAGACAGCAGCACCGGCCGTCACTAAAGTTAAAGCAAATGCTAAAAAAGTCACTGGCAAAGCAGAAGTAAATTCCACCGTATATGTAAAAGCGGGTAATAAGACGCTTGGACATGCGAAAGCATCTAAAAACGGCAAATTCACCGTAGTCATCAAAAAACAAAAAGCAGGTACAGCTCTGACTGTCTACTCAAAAGATAAAAAAGGCAGCACAAGCTATTCCACAACTCTTATCGTGTCCAAATAAATGAATTGACGTAAGGCTGCCGAGACATTCCTCGGCAGCCTTTTTCTTATTTTAATTTTTTTGTGAAGTTTGGCAAATAATACAGTGGATGAAGGGAGGAATTTGATGAGGAATTTCATCTTAATTCTACTGATTGGCGTTTTGATCGTACGACCAGCGACTGCTGAAGCCTCACCCCCCGCAGAAAGCACCTACCCGAAAAATGTTATTCTCTTAATCGGAGACGGCATGGGGCTTGGGCAAATGGAAATTGCTCGTCAATTCGAGTATGGCCGTAAAGGCGTGCTGCATCTTGAAAAGCTTGAACAAACGGCCCTCATGCGAACGTATTCAGCCAATCGGCATGTAACCGATTCAGCGGCTGGGGGTACCGCGCTCGCTACTGGCGTCAAGACGAATAATGAAATGATAGGAGTTGACGCAAATGGCAAACCTGTCGACAGTGTTCTTGATGCATTTAAAGCTGCTGGTAAAAAAACAGGTCTCATCTCGACTAATATGGTGGTGGACGCGACACCTGCCGCTTTCGGAGCAAGCGTGACTAACCGCTGGACTGGATTTGCTGATATTGCCAAGCAACTTCTGCAAAATAAGGTAGATGTTATTCTTGGAGGCGGTGCATTATATTTCAGTCCTGAAAAACAAGACGGAGTTAATTTGCTGAAATCCTTTCAAGCTAACGGCTACTCGATTGCGAACAATGCAGTCGAACTGACTGCCGCTCCCAATACCGGACGCCTTCTTGGTTTATTTCATCCCGATTACATGAACTTTAAACAAGACAAAGAAGAATACCATTCTAAGGAACCGACTTTAGCCGAGATGACAAAGAAGGCGCTGCAGGTCTTAAGTAAAGACGAAAAAGGCTTCTTTTTAATGTCTGAAGGTGCTCGAATTGACCAGGCCTCACATGCCTCGGATATGGCTGGTATCTGGAAAGAAACCATTGAGTTTGATAACACAGTTAAGCTCGTTACAGAATGGGCTAAGAAACGTGGAGACACACTTGTTGTCGTCCTGGCTGATCACGAAACAATGGGCATTTCAGCAACAGAACCATTGAACATCAACGCCTATAAAAAAATAAAGGTGTCTCCCTATTACATGGCATCCCAATTAACGTGGGGACCTAATCAATCCATCGATCCCAAAACTGTAAAAGCTGTTTTCAAAACCTATGCCCATCTAAATCTGTCCGATCAAGAATGTTCTCAATTTATCAAAACCATTCAAAACACTACCCATGGGGTATACCCCAAAAACAAAGTACAATGGGAAATCGGCAGCCTCATCGCAAAGCATTTCGATGCGGGCGTCCTTACTTCATCCATCCGCAGTAAAAGCACAGCCGGTGGACACACCGCCAACATGATTCCCGTATTTGCAACAGGACCTGGCAGCCAGTCCTTCCATGGCGTCATCGACAATACCGACATCTCCCGAATCATCACCAAAGCAGCAAAGATACCATTTACTCCTGGCCAACATCAGCCCTCCTAAGGAGGGCTGATGTTTTTATGAGAAAACACGCTGAAATAAGTTGGTTGCTTGGCAATATGGTCTGAAAAAATGGCTGAACGGATGGTCTTGTAAAAATGTGTATCCTGCTCTTTTTCATTTGATTTTTAAAGTCTTTTCGTATTTATAGATCCTCTTTGGACAAAACACGTTGAAATAGATTGGTTACTTAGCAGCTAGCTGCCCAATTCTATTGGATGGAGCTAAAATGGTGACTCATTCGGCCCAAAACTCAATTTATTCGGCCCATTTGAACAAACATTCGTCCCAAACTCCTTAACATTCAGCCCAAACTGCTAGAGATTCATCCCTCGTGATATCTCCGATTGAACGGCTTGTGAAAATGTGTATCCTGCTCTTTTTCATTTGTTTTTCTAAGCCTTTTCGTATTTATAGACACATTTTTGAGAAAACACGTTGAAATACGTTGGTTGGTTGCTTGGAAGCTAGCTGCCAGAATCTATTGGATGGAGCTAATATGGCGACTCATTCGGCCCAAAACCCGATTTATTCGGCCCATATGAACAAACATTCGGCCCAAACTTCTAGAGATTCGTCCCTCGCGATGTCTCCGATTGAATGGTTTTGTGAAAATGTGTATCCTGCTCTTCTTCATTTAATTTTCTAAGCTTTTTCGTATTTTATAGACTCTTTTTGGACTAAACACGTTGAAATAAATTGGTTGTTTAGCAGCTAGCTGCCCAATTCTATTGGATGGAGCTAATATGGTAACTCATTCGGCCCAAAACCCGATTTATTCGGCCCATTTGAACAAACATTCGGCCCAAACTCCTTAACATTCAGCCTAAACTGCTAGAGATTCGTCCCTCGCGATATCTCCGATTGAACGGTCTTGTGAAAATGTGTATCCTGCTCTTTTTGATTTGATTTTCTAAGCCTTTTCGTATTTATAGACTCTTTTTTGGAAAAACCCGTTGAATAGGTAGGTTGCTTGGCAGCCGCCCGCCCGAATCTATTGGATGGGGCGAGTATGATGACTCATTCTGCTTTAACTCGAGTACATCCTTCCCTAACTGCCGCTAGATTCTTAGCCAAAGTCATATATACGAAACTATCTATCTATTTATATGGTAAAAATTATGATATTCATTTACAATTAAAGTTAGATTATAGTTATTTTCCCTCATTTAATTAGTTAGGTTGTGAGTGTGTGATACGAAAGAAAATTATGTTGGTTGTTTGCGTACTGTTTGGAGTTGGATTATTTGTTTTTAGCTTGCCATCTTCAACGGCAGCTGCTTCAGACCCTTTATATACCTTGCTTTATAAAGGTTTAAAAGAGTATCAAACAAAGATATCACTTGGAAAGTATGGAGCCGATACGGAAAAAGTGGCGGATACATATGAACGAGTAATAAATGATCATCCAGAAATTTTTTATACGAAACATCAATTTATCTACAACGCACAAGCCTTTTATCCACAATACGTAGGTTCAAAAAAACAAATAGAAAAAATGAAAATTGCCCTTAACAAAAAGGCTGATGCTGCGGTTAAGATAGCGAAGACCAAAAAGACGCAAACCGAGCGCGTCATCTATCTTCACGATTATCTCGTTAATTCAACCGAATATGATACCGAAAACTACCTTAAGGATACACTTCCAGAGTCTTCTTTTACTGCGTATGGAGCATTAATGAAGGGAACGGCTGTCTGTGATGGCTATGCAAAAGCCTTAAAGCTGCTGCTCAATAAAGCGGGCATATGGGCAGTCCGGGTCACAGGTGAAGGAAAAGGTGAATCTCATGCCTGGAATCTCGTTAAAGTCGATGGAAAGTACTTTTATGTTGATGCTACTTGGAATGATCCTGTTGCAAACGACAAATCACCCATCCTTGCTTATAACTACCTGCTCGTCCCTGAATCTGTGCTTGCAAAAGATCATACTTGGAATAAAAAAGGGCTGCCAAAAGCCAGCAGTACGAAATTTAACTATTTATACACCCTGGAGGATTTTGCTCGTTATCAATCATACGTCTATTACGTAAACGAGAAGGATGCCAAGCTATTCCGGATGAATCTTAATGGCAGTGGAAAGAAACAAATCGCAAGAACGAGTTCTTCTGCTATCTATTCACTAAAAGCCGTTGGAGACACGTTATATTTCATTAATATAACAGACAGTCAACGTCTTTATAAAATGAAACTTACGGGTAAAAATGAATGGAGAGTGATAAAAAAATCAGTCTCTCAACTATCGATCAAAGGCAAATACCTCTACTTTCTCAATAATCAGACCAAAAAAACAGAGAAAATCAAAATATAGCTAAAAGGTGTCGAGAATTCCTCGACACCCTTTTACGTTATAACTAACCTTCAACTTAGTTTCCTGCAAGTTTTACTTTTACTGTATTTCCTGCGTTGAATAGCTTATAGACACTGTTAATTCGAATAAAGTCTTCCGTTGTATTAATGGCTTGGTTTTCAGCCAATTCGTCTAGATTTTGTTCTGTGAGTTTGTTGTAGGTTGCTTTGTATTGTGAGCCTGGTCCTTCGTTTTTCCAGACTAAGAATTGCATAGGGCGCCCAACCTTATTAAAGGTATTATCTTTAAAGGTTGGGTTCAGCGCACCACTTACCAAGATTCCCCGCAAGTTCGGTTTTCCGCCGTCCACATCTTTAATGATATTTTGTGTGATGGCTGGGTTGGACCAGTTCATTACACGAATGGCGTCAAGGCGGGTCTTTTCAATGACATTATTCTTAATAACGACGTTTTCATGATATTTTCCTTCTGAATATTTATGTGTTCCAATAGCCCGATCCAAATTCCTAAATTCATTTTTTTCAATCGTTACATTACGATTAGGCGTCTTATCAAATTTACTCCAAATTTGGCTCCAGCCTTTCGTTGCTCGATCGGGCGTATCGATGTTAATCGCCTCTTTATTTTTCTTAACGGAAGGTTTCGAGTCAATGAATTTATTATTCGTGATTTTTACCTTATCTGATGCATCCATTTCAATGAAATGGCCAGACTTCATATGGGTAAAGGTGATATTCTTCACACTGACATTTTGGTTATGTCCCATGATGATCGCAATCGAATCCGGATAATATTTCAAATCAATACTAACGTTCCCTTCACCAACAAAGGCAATGTTCTTTTCACCTTTATATCCTCCATATGCCCCTTTTTTTGCCGCCTTACTTGGACTGACTAATTGGAACATGGAGTGCGAAGCGACCATCTCCTTTGTACCAGTCGTTGTTCCTTTGACCAGCTTCACACCATTTTTCATTTTGATGGTGACGTTGGAAGGTACATATAGAACATTGCTGATTGAATATGTTCCTTTTTTCAAAACCAACGTTCCGCCGCCCTTTTTCTCTAATTGTTCCAAATATGAACGGAGCAAATAATAGTGCTTTGTTTGCTGAGTATACGTTGAAAAATTCATCATATTCCCCTTAAACGTTTTGCTGTCAGGTCCCACTGTATATACTGGACTCGTTGCACTTGCTTGATGAGGAGCGAAAATAGAGAAAACCAATATCACCGCTGCCACTAACATCCCATACTTTCTCATGATTGCAGAACCCCTTTTATTATGATCTCTATAGTAGTATCGGCAAACATTTTAAAATAATGATAAAGACATAAAAAAAGACAGGAGCTTTTACACTCGCTGTCTTTTTGAGAAGGGGTTTGTTACCGTTCTTTGAATTCAATTATATATTTATTGGATTCAATCTTCTTAACAATCTTCACTAAGATGCCCAAGGGAACTTGTTCAATTTCTTTTTTTCCTGCTTTTCCTATTAGCGCATTAATTAATGCGTTGTCCGTTTTAATATCCGTTCCCATATATGATAATAAAAGATCGATGAACTCAACTCCACCAGCAGATTCATCAATATCACCAATTGTTAAATGATACTTGTCTTTATTTATTTCTACTGTGGCTTTATGTTTTCCCTTTTCATTTAAACCGTTTTTAGTTATAGTTACATAATCATTCTCATAGGTTGTAGGCAGATCTTTGCTATCACCTAATTTAATCGTAATATCAATGTCTTTATTATCCTCATTCTCATTGTTTAAATATCCTTTTATAACAATTGGTTTATTTAATAATACAGTCCTCAAATTCCCCATTGAGATTCCTTCATCACCTAGGTCATGACTTCCTAATAAATCTTTGACAGATAATGTTGTACTGCCTGCTATCTGATATTCCAGCGGAGTAGAACCCATAAGGTTTACTTCTGCTCCTCTAACTTTCACACTATCCAGCACCAATTTCTCGGCATTATCTGCTGTAATTTTCACTCTAGTGAACATATCTTCGTTCGATGTTCCGGTTAAATCAATAACGTTATCTGATGTCATAGCGACCTCATTACCGCCAACTTCTGCTGTAACGTTCTTCAACTCAGTAACTGCCACTGGATTTCCAATAAGCTCAATGCTTTCGTCGGCATTAATGATGCTTCCTTGGTCCTCAACTTTTACTTCTCCCTTAACCGATGGATCTACTTTTATTTCACCGACTACGGTATTTTCTGAGATTTTGATGATTGCATCAGCATTGTTGACAACAACTACGGTATCTTTCAAATCGCCAGAAAGAGTAATATTTTCACCTTTTTTTACTGGATCGATATGAAGTTCAGAAATTTTCACGTTTTCAGCAGCAGTAACTGTTGCCCCTGCTTTGATGGTCAATTCATTAATCGCCGTCCCTGCCGCAAAATTAACATTCTGTTCGTTACCTTTAACAACTACGTTCGATTTATCGAAATTACCTGCAAAGTTAATTGCTTTCGAATGTGTAGATTCTAAATTAATTGTTCCGAATGTATCACCAAGAGAAGAATGCAGATTAACATTTCCACCTGCTTGGTCACTGACTAACAGATTCGCAATTTTCGCCCCTGCTCCAGCTACAATGTTTGAGCCGTTTACATCATTCACAATAAGTTCTTTGGCCGTAATCCCATTAAGATGCAGGCTCTTTTCAGCGATATCCTTTACGACGATTTGTCCGCCATTGTTTTTTAACGCGCTAACTTTTACGTTTTCGAGTGTTATAGTTCCAGCACCTTTATTAACACCGATAATGTTTAAGTTGCCGCCAATATTAGCATTACGGAGCTTAATATACCGTTCTTCGCCTGCTGCCACTGTAACATCCTTCGTGTAAGATATGGTTTTCTCAGGAGTCTTGCCGCCGCTTAGTGTCGGATCTGTAGCTGATTTAGATGTTGCAATGTATAATTTTCCCCAAGCTTTATAATCATCTAGTGTTGGACTATAAGCTGCGTAGAGCTTTTTGTAAAGTTCGCTCGATGTGCCGACATAATTATGTACTTTATTCTCTGATAATAATTTATTCAGACTAGTATAATAGGTAAGTGCTTTTTCATAATCTTCATTATTGAAGGAATTGATGAAATTGTCCGTATCACTCTTAAAGCTTAATGAGTATTTCGCAGTGGAAACGATGGCAGATGCTTTATCGGAGTATTCTTTAGTTAAAGCAGGGCGAGTTGTTTTACCATAAACACGTTTGATTTGTTTATCTAGCTTTTTTAGATCCGTGCTTACTTGATCATATTGTTTTTTTGTATTTTCATTTAGATTAGCAGCTTGTACTCTTTCGTTAAGTACATTACTAGCCGATTTAAGTTCTAATCCCATTTGAACAGCTTCTCTATATTTATCCGTACGTTCGATAACAGGTTTTACCTTTTGAGCAAGACGTGTCTGCAAGACTTTACGTTCTTTTGTATTCTTTACGTTTTTTGTTTCTGCTAAGGCTTTGTTATACGCCGTTTTTGTTTGTTTGTATAATTTATCATTTGGCAGACCAACAGCCGTTTTTGGATTCGCTTTCTTTCTAGCACCATAATTTATATCCTTTTTTAGTTGAACAGCCAATTTCTCTGCTTTAGTTACTGAGTTTTTTGCACTTATTGCAGCATCTGCGTCAATCGGTTGTGCAATAGCCGCAACACCTGTTATAGCAGCGGTAACAGTAAGCAGATTTATCATTTTTTTTCTGTTTAACATTCGTTATCCTCCATATTTTAGAATTTTTGGAATATTAGTTAAGTGAATATTATCACCCGTGGAATATTTATACAACCTTTTGCAAACGAATTGAGAGTATATACACAGCTA
This window encodes:
- a CDS encoding alkaline phosphatase, with amino-acid sequence MRNFILILLIGVLIVRPATAEASPPAESTYPKNVILLIGDGMGLGQMEIARQFEYGRKGVLHLEKLEQTALMRTYSANRHVTDSAAGGTALATGVKTNNEMIGVDANGKPVDSVLDAFKAAGKKTGLISTNMVVDATPAAFGASVTNRWTGFADIAKQLLQNKVDVILGGGALYFSPEKQDGVNLLKSFQANGYSIANNAVELTAAPNTGRLLGLFHPDYMNFKQDKEEYHSKEPTLAEMTKKALQVLSKDEKGFFLMSEGARIDQASHASDMAGIWKETIEFDNTVKLVTEWAKKRGDTLVVVLADHETMGISATEPLNINAYKKIKVSPYYMASQLTWGPNQSIDPKTVKAVFKTYAHLNLSDQECSQFIKTIQNTTHGVYPKNKVQWEIGSLIAKHFDAGVLTSSIRSKSTAGGHTANMIPVFATGPGSQSFHGVIDNTDISRIITKAAKIPFTPGQHQPS
- a CDS encoding DUF5050 domain-containing protein → MIRKKIMLVVCVLFGVGLFVFSLPSSTAAASDPLYTLLYKGLKEYQTKISLGKYGADTEKVADTYERVINDHPEIFYTKHQFIYNAQAFYPQYVGSKKQIEKMKIALNKKADAAVKIAKTKKTQTERVIYLHDYLVNSTEYDTENYLKDTLPESSFTAYGALMKGTAVCDGYAKALKLLLNKAGIWAVRVTGEGKGESHAWNLVKVDGKYFYVDATWNDPVANDKSPILAYNYLLVPESVLAKDHTWNKKGLPKASSTKFNYLYTLEDFARYQSYVYYVNEKDAKLFRMNLNGSGKKQIARTSSSAIYSLKAVGDTLYFINITDSQRLYKMKLTGKNEWRVIKKSVSQLSIKGKYLYFLNNQTKKTEKIKI
- a CDS encoding right-handed parallel beta-helix repeat-containing protein, which gives rise to MRKYGMLVAAVILVFSIFAPHQASATSPVYTVGPDSKTFKGNMMNFSTYTQQTKHYYLLRSYLEQLEKKGGGTLVLKKGTYSISNVLYVPSNVTIKMKNGVKLVKGTTTGTKEMVASHSMFQLVSPSKAAKKGAYGGYKGEKNIAFVGEGNVSIDLKYYPDSIAIIMGHNQNVSVKNITFTHMKSGHFIEMDASDKVKITNNKFIDSKPSVKKNKEAINIDTPDRATKGWSQIWSKFDKTPNRNVTIEKNEFRNLDRAIGTHKYSEGKYHENVVIKNNVIEKTRLDAIRVMNWSNPAITQNIIKDVDGGKPNLRGILVSGALNPTFKDNTFNKVGRPMQFLVWKNEGPGSQYKATYNKLTEQNLDELAENQAINTTEDFIRINSVYKLFNAGNTVKVKLAGN